A single genomic interval of Corylus avellana chromosome ca10, CavTom2PMs-1.0 harbors:
- the LOC132163912 gene encoding peroxidase A2-like, with translation MMSSSSSSSSSYHFIVIALLFCAFLLGGGSLCHGQLTKTFYNETCPNVSSIVHGVIAEALQSDPRIGASLIRLHFHDCFVDGCDGSILLNNSDTIESEKEAAPNNNSVRGFGVVDDIKTALENACPGVVSCADILAIAAEESVLLAGGPSWEVLLGRRDGTTANRTGANVALPGPFETLDVLKSKFLDVGLNTTDLVALSGAHTFGRAQCVSFSVRLYNFNGTGSPDPTLNSTYLQTLQGICPTNGTGTELTNLDLTTPDAFDSYYFSNLQSNKGLLQSDQELFSTNRADTVNIVNYFSAYQYAFFASFVEAMIKMGNISVLTGTEGEIRQNCALVNANTYGSNGLLHSSI, from the exons ATgatgtcttcttcttcttcttcttcttcttcttatcaCTTTATTGTGATAGCTCTATTATTCTGTGCTTTTTTGCTTGGAGGAGGATCTCTATGCCATGGCCAGCTGacaaaaacattttataacGAAACATGTCCAAACGTGTCGAGCATCGTCCATGGAGTTATTGCAGAGGCGTTGCAGAGCGATCCCCGGATTGGCGCCAGCCTGATCAGGCTTCATTTCCATGACTGCTTTGTCGAT GGTTGTGATGGGTCAATTTTGTTGAACAACAGCGACACTATAGAAAGCGAGAAAGAGGCTGCCCCAAACAATAACTCAGTGAGGGGTTTTGGTGTTGTCGATGACATAAAGACTGCGCTGGAAAACGCTTGTCCCGGCGTTGTTTCCTGCGCCGACATCCTCGCCATTGCAGCTGAAGAATCAGTTTTATTG GCAGGAGGTCCGTCGTGGGAAGTTTTACTTGGAAGAAGGGATGGGACAACAGCAAACAGAACTGGTGCTAATGTTGCCCTTCCAGGACCCTTCGAGACTCTGGACGTTCTAAAATCCAAGTTCTTAGACGTCGGCCTGAACACCACTGATTTGGTTGCTCTTTCCG GTGCTCACACATTTGGACGCGCTCAGTGTGTGTCATTCAGTGTTCGTCTATACAATTTTAATGGCACTGGAAGTCCTGATCCGACCTTGAACTCAACCTACTTACAAACTCTCCAAGGAATATGCCCGACGAACGGAACTGGAACTGAGCTAACCAATTTGGACCTGACTACGCCAGATGCTTTCGATAGTTACTACTTCTCTAATCTTCAAAGCAACAAGGGCCTTTTGCAGAGTGATCAAGAGCTGTTCTCAACCAACAGGGCGGATACTGTTAACATTGTCAACTACTTTAGTGCTTACCAATATGCTTTTTTTGCCAGCTTTGTGGAAGCAATGATCAAAATGGGGAATATAAGCGTGTTGACAGGGACAGAAGGAGAAATTAGACAAAACTGCGCCTTAGTTAATGCAAACACTTATGGTTCAAATGGTCTTTTACATAGCTCTATTTAA
- the LOC132164579 gene encoding peroxidase 15-like has protein sequence MQAGGPSWDVLLGRRDGTTANRTGADVALPGPFETLDVLKSKFLDVGLNTTDLVALSGAHTFGRAQCVSFSARLYNFSGTGSPDPTLNSTYLQTLQGICLKNGIGTELTNLDLTTPDVFDNYYFSNLQGNNGLLQSDQELFSTNGADTVDIVNYFSAYQYAFFVNFVEAMIKMGNISVLTGTEGEIRQNCALVNTNTYGSDGLLHSSI, from the exons ATGCAGGCAGGAGGTCCGTCGTGGGATGTTTTACTTGGAAGAAGGGATGGGACAACAGCAAACAGAACTGGTGCTGATGTTGCCCTTCCAGGACCCTTCGAGACCCTGGACGTTCTAAAATCCAAGTTCTTAGACGTCGGCCTGAACACCACCGATCTGGTTGCTCTTTC GGGTGCTCACACATTTGGACGCGCTCAGTGTGTGTCATTCAGCGCTCGTCTATACAATTTTAGTGGCACTGGAAGTCCTGATCCGACCCTGAACTCAACCTACTTACAAACTCTCCAAGGAATATGCCTGAAGAACGGAATTGGGACTGAGCTAACCAATTTGGACCTGACTACGCCAGATGTTTTTGACAATTACTACTTCTCTAATCTTCAAGGCAACAATGGCCTTTTGCAGAGTGATCAAGAGCTGTTCTCAACCAACGGGGCGGATACTGTTGACATTGTCAACTACTTTAGTGCTTACCAATATGCTTTTTTTGTCAACTTTGTGGAAGCAATGATCAAAATGGGGAATATAAGCGTGTTGACAGGGACAGAAGGAGAAATTAGACAAAACTGCGCCTTAGTTAATACAAACACTTATGGTTCAGATGGTCTTTTACATAGCTCTATTTAA